The stretch of DNA attattatttctcttctgttttttttctgcgcCCCGGCAACAATTTAAACTAATTAAGTTGTAATAAAGCACTCAAGAAAGCGCTTGAAGACGCAGAGaagtaaaaaaatatatgattAACCAGCCAAATGTTGTGCTTGTTCAATATACGagtgtacgagtacgagtctaTTTCTCCGCTGCTCTTGCGCTCTGCTTCCTActgtttctttcattttttcatCTACAACCAAAAATTATACAAGCATCCATCCAATCGAAATGTCGGCTACCCTCTGCCCTTCATCGATGATGCTGCTAATTTTTTCAGAGCAAGATCCCATAACCCCCTCTTGCtcaccatctctctctctccctctctctccctgtctctctcttgtgtttttttgaagTTCACCAAATACGTTTTTGGCTCTATTTTGGTCATAGCCTGGTCTATTAGTTCAGTGGCCCATTAATGTGCATATTGCCTGCTCTTTTCCACCTCCCAATCTCTATGGGTTGATTTATTTCGATTGCGGTAattgtgttaattttttgggtaaatacgtttttgttttgtttggaaaGAAAACTGCAGAGGgaagatggatggatggtctGTCTATTGGggtcactgctgctgcggaaATTGCCTCTGAATTGGCCTCCTCGTAAACGTATTTGTGCCAAATCTATAATTAGATAATGTCTGACACAGAAAGGGATATCAGATCTCTAATTGCTGTTCCATTTGCAGAAAAACCTGACAAAGTGAAAATCAAGTTTCAAAGGGAATTTTCGATGAAACATTCTATGCAAAGTTTCTTCCATCAAAGCTTCCCATGTGTTTCctttataaacaaatcaacCAACGAACAAACAACATCAGTTATCAGTAGtaatgaacaaaaatatttatattttataaagtATATTTGGTAAGACGAAAATCCTTTCAAAATGTGCGATTCGGACTCCAGTGATAGCTGCATATCATCCTTGCTATCGTCGAGAATCTCTcgatcgtcgtcgtcttcgcgTCTGAGTGAATTCACAGATGCCCGAACGGAGCTGCGGAATATCTACCGAGATATGGGACGGCATCTGGACATTATGATGGCCACCCTAATGGATTGTCCGCTTATGGAAGAGGGGTCCATGGAGCAGCTTCAGGGATATCAACAGAAAGTGGAGGCCATCGATAAAGTGCTGATGCGAAAGCGCATGAAGGTGGCCTTCTTTGGGCGCACCTCGAACGGAAAGAGCGCCGTGATCAATGCGATGCTTCATCAGCGGATCCTGCCCAGCGCCATGGGGCACACAACGAGCTGCTTCTGTCAGGTGCAGGCCACCGATGGTgtggcagaggaggagcatgTGCGGAtcgaggcggaggagcagcgccTGGAGCTCACCTGCCTGCCGGACCTAGCCAGTGCCCATTCGCCGCGCTCCCTGCCGCCACGCACGCTGCTGCACGTGAATATGCCACGCAGTCGCTGTCCTCTGCTGGATCACGATGTGGTGCTCATGGACACGCCCGGGGTGGATGTGACGGCCCAAATGGACGACTGCATCGATCGGTACTGCCTCGATGCGGATGTCTTTGTGCTGGTCCTCAACGCCGAGTCCACAATGTCCCGCGTGGAGCGGCAGTTCTTCAAGGAGGTGGCCCAGAAGCTCTCGCGCCCCAATCTCTTCATCTTGAACAACCGCTGGGacatggccagcagccaggagcccGACATGGAGCATCTGGTGCGGGAGCAGCACGAGGAGCGCTGCCTTCAGCTGCTGGTCGAAGAACTGGGCGTCTACGCGAAGGAAGACATGGCGGAGGCCAGGAGCCGCATCTACCACGTGTCTGCCCTGGAGACGCTGCAGCTCCGCATGGGAACCAAGGGGGATCCGACGGCCGCATCGCAGCAGCGCCTCGAGGAGTTCCTGCGCTTCGAATCGGACTTTGCCGCATGTCTGGCCCAGGCCGCACTCAAGACAAAGTTCGAGAAGCATCTGCTGAGTGCCCAGGAGATGCTGGCGAATCTTTCGGAGCAGCTCCTAGTGCCCCTGCAGAACACCCTACGGGAGAAGGCCAGGAGGGATGACCTGCGGAGTGCTATGCTCTCCAGCGAACTCGATTCGTTGACCATCGAGCACGAAGAGCGGAAGGTGGAGTTCTTTGCCAGCGTCCAGGAGCTGTACAACGAGACCTATGCCCTGGGCCACCAGGTGATTGTCGAGCAGATCGCGCAGCTGCCCGCAGAAGTGCACTCCTTTGCCCTGCAGCCGTTCCACCCGCATCTGCCGCGACAGCTCGACCACTACCAGCGCTCCCTGAGCGCCCATCTGGAGGAGGTACTCACGGAGCAGATGATCGAGCGAATGGCCAGACCGCTGCAATCGAAAGTGTCACTCCTCGAGCGGCAAGTCATGTCCGAGAACACTCCCTGGGAGCCCATCTTCCGCGTCGATTGTCAGGCTTTTATGGAAAGCTTCCAGCCGGATCTGAGCTTCCACTTTAGGTGGGGCCTGTGCCGCATGTGGAGTCGCATCAGGGGAATAGTGGCCATGCCCCTACCGGAGCAGACTCTCCGACGGCCTCAGCAGAATGGCAGGACAAAAACCAGCTTTGCCGTGCCAATCATCAATCGAAGCCAGTGGCAGACGCTAAGATCTCTGTTGTGCTCCGAAGGGACTGCTGGAGCCGTTCTTTTGGCTGGAGTTGTGAGTCGTTCTATAAACTGGCGCATGATTCTCGGTCTGGGCTCCGCCCTGGCTGCCATATACTGCTACGAGCTGCTCCACTGGACTCCCGCCGCTCAGGAGCGCACGTTCAAGGCCCAGTACTCGGAGTTTCTGCAGCGGCAACTCCGTGCGGGTGTGACGCACATGAACACCCAATTCGGGCAGCAGATCTGGCAGCATCTGATGGTGGCTGCGCGACACTTGAACGCTCAGGCCGACCAGGACATACAGGAGCTGAGATCACAGATCAAAGAGATGTTTGAACGCATCGAATCGAACAACGAACTGCATCTAAAGTTGGGGGAATTCCGATCCAAGGCGAATCTGCTAGAGGATCGATTGAATGCATTCCAAAGTCTGTATATGGGGAGCAGGATCTAGGACTTGATTTGGGGGAAGGGCTTAGGaaattgtttagtttttacatttttattagtttttgttttagtttcgTGTTTCAAATTTCAAGAAAATGTTGGTATTTCGTTGAGTTATTTAATGTTTTGAATACAATTTGTGTTGGTCTTAACTGTTACATTTAATGCACCACAAAATCGATTCCTCATGCATAACTATGTATGGATAGGCTTCCACAAAGACCTTGAAACACATTTCTCAGTTCTTTGAACAACTTTAAGGTAATGTGACTGTTCGATGTTCAAGCTTTCTTTGACCTTTTGTGCAAAtccatttccatgcaaatttccaaccacattttttctttatatgATTTTTTGGGCTGTTGACTGCTGAAATTACTTGATTAGATTGTTTTCTCTCGACTCTGTCGCTTGATGGattgcacacagatacagcaacaCGCGCACTCTGAAATGCTGGCTGGAAACAAGAACAAGAGAGAACCAGTTTGGCTTCTATTTGTTGCCCCCCTCTTTGTGTGGATAAAGAGCCAGAGTTAGAGTtggagtccgagtccgagtcagagtcagagtctgGAGCTGTACAAAAAAAGCCTCCATGttgaagcacacacacatacagtctTAGGCCCCGCCTCCatcatgcacacacacagaaacatgcacaaaaagagagccGCAGTGCGCATGAACAaaggcgcagcagcaacaccagggAGGAAGCTCGTATGGTTGTCCCTCTCACACACAAGAAGAGCCCGGCTTGAGCACGCCATTTCTCTTGCGGTGGTTGTGTgcacgcgctctctctctctctctctccgtctgcctctgccgacGCTGGCCGCCATTGGCGCtgtcctctgctgctgccaccgctgtcgctgcctttgGGCCCGGTTCGGAGTCTAGAAtcgtatttgaatttttataaaCTCTCAAGAAACGTTGGACGTTGGACGCCTGACGCGCGCGCAAACCGTAACCgtaaccgaaaccgaaaactgcaagccgtagccgtagccgtagccacCTCCGTGCGTCGTGTGGGCGTAAACGGAAGCTAGGACTTTGACTCTCGTCCTCAAATCGAATTCACGGACAAACCTGTCAGCATTTGGCCAGGTGACATTCCCCCGAAATAAAAGGCCGTGTGCGCTCAAGTCGAGCGAGGCCTGAAAATAGTAATTTCAGAGCTGTTCTTTTGAGccaaaagcaataacaaataaaaaactgtGTCAAACATtaacaaattgcaataaacTATTACGCTTCGGtgtgcaaaaagtgaaagtcTGCCGCAAAATCAAGTTACCAAATCGTTAATcgacaaataaatgaaaaaacagCGCTCTCGAGTGGCCGACCATTGTGCGATTCTAAAAGCGCCAAAAACCTCTTTGGCCACACAATCAAAAGGCATTGCAAAATAACTTAAACCCATTTtccaacacaacacaacccAACACACATCCAACCTAACAATCGAAATCGtgtaaagaaaaataaaagttggACACCAAAAAGTTaacgtctgtctgtgtgtctgtccatctgtctggTCTGCAGCGGAAACAGCAGACATATATCGGTGGaggagtgtgtgtctgtggacTCTCTGTGGTGTCTCTGGTATATCTGAGTAGTTGTGTGGCGGTGTGCCATTGTTGATTCTGCAACACTTTGGCTGTCAAAACGTTACATAATTGTCAaagtttgttgtgtgttggccaaaaaaaaagatcaacaacaatcagcgatttgttgcaacaatttgtgttcAATCTTTTcacaaaagacaacaacaatcagcagtgagtgagtgtatttgtgtttgtggcgcTTGTGTTTCTTGGATTATACACATCGAATGCGAATATTTCACAGTTGTCATCATCCACATTGCATAGcattgcagcagcacaacGTCTGAGCCAAAGGTTCGTAAAAGCCCAAGCTACACATTATgggaggaaaaacaaaactaaggATTTAAAGCGAATTGCACCGCGGATCTGTACTATAAAGAATATGTATTTGTAGAGGGATACATCGTAGATTGAACTGATCACAGCTCGTGAATGATGGGCAACCAATTGTTTGCATGCTGTcttctcactcactctcagAACAGAagacatatttttgttgctcatgTGTTTTGGGTAGAGCGCTGAGAGgcgataaaaacaaaacctcTCGTTCGTCGCCCAGCCACTGATCATCAGCAACTGAGAGAAACAAGACAGGATGAATACGCACTACAGTTTTTTATAGTCTTTCTACCCCTCAGTCTCATATCAATCTCTCAAAAACTATTTCAAAGATTTCTCAATATTAGCGCAGTGTAAAAGTCTTAACCGAACAGCCACTACAATAAATGCTTAACACTATGCTTTCATAAGGGTCTCTCCTTATCCTTCGATTAGGCCTATAATCTATGCAAACAATACTCGTATCCACACATAGATGTGTGAGCTACCCACTCCCAATCTGTGTAAATACCACCCCTTCATATCGTATGGTAAATATCAAGTAGCCGTCGGGTGTTTAGTGTTCAATCAACCCCATTAGCGGCTCCATTACGGGGGACTGCTGTCCTTCCTTCCTGTAAACATCCTGAAAGGTAGCCCATAAAAATGGTAGCCCAGCTAgtaatttttctttcttgtctAACCAATTGAGCAAACAATTGCTGGGGGCCCCCATCAACGCCTCTTTTGACCAGGGCTCACACCTTGTGTCGCCTAATTGCTGGTGACAGACGGCGGACAGTGGACACAGCGGACGGTGGACAGTTGCTGGtcgaaacaaaacagaaaccacGAACCCAAATCGAATAATATTTTCGTTTGTAGTTAAAGCCACAATGCGAGCGAACCAAAACAGTaaaagaaacgaaatgaaacgaaatgagaGACAAACAATCGAGGAGCGGGCGAACGAGCCCAAAAGACCAAAAACGATAAGCAAACAattcccaaaacaaaaaaaaaccattcgATTCCATGGACAACGGACAACCCACACGACAAACACCGCACAAATTTAACGGACCACGAACTGTtaccaaaaggaaaacgagGCAGAACCCTCCTAAAATAACAGGCCGAGagatcccaaaaaaaaacatggccAGAACATTGGAACAGACCCAAAATGGttgtggaattggaattggaagaACGCAGGGCAGGGAATGCGCTGTGCTGGTGGTTTTGTAACCAATCGTAAgaataacaaaatgttttttggtAGAACCAAGAACCAGATCTCCTCTCCTCAGCTCTCTCCCCGGAGCCATCTGGGAATGTTTATtctaatttttgtttgacCCAACTCAAGTGCCAAGCCAAAGGTCGTgaggcgtcgtcgtcgtcgcagcACTTGAGTCAGTCTTTatctttctttcctttgggCCAAGTTGCGCCCTCTTTTACCTTTACACTTTATCTAGATGTTTGCCCACGTCTGGTCTGGGCCTCTTCTTGGAATTCCTCACCCATTCCATACACCCGATTCCCGATTGCCGATGTTAAGTAGTCATTTTCTGATAGCATTCAATCGAAGAAACCCCTCAATTTCCTCAGAATTTTcccaatgcaaatatttgacttttATCAATATTTATGCAGGAAAACTATTGTTCAGATATAAATACTAAATACCCAAAGGGGAAGCTTTAACCAATGTTTAGGGATAGCATTGGGAGATATCTCTCAGGCTGTCATAACCCATCATTAATTAAAGAGCAATCGAGCATCGGTTGGGAGGGTGGTGGAGGAGGCCCCGTAGGGAAATCTCGTTCATATATTGCAATATTTTTCAGCTGCTTCCGTCAGTCGGAGTGGGAGATAGATCTTTGAGAGATCACGTTTGTATGATTATGATTAATGATCATCGTGCACTCGACTCCAGTCCACTCCACAGTCGGACTTTAGTCACTGTCTATCTTTTGTGGTCTTTCGGCTCCCACAGGAAAAAAACGGCTACTGTTTTGAGTCCCAGGAGATTTTTTGGGCCACTTTCTTAGAGCAGAAAATGGATCGCCCTctggggaaatggaaaaggtaGCTCCAGGGGACAGGCGCAATCCTATTCAAATgatcaaaatatttttgtatattttccatGCTTTTGATTGGAAAACAATAATCATGTTTGGGTCCAAGGGGAatgccattttgtgtgtgcaagaTCACGTATTGAAGAAATATTTCgaacattaaacaaaatacTTCTTGGGAACTGGGAAAGTTAGTCAAGACAAATCCATAGAATTTCCTGCTGAACCTCCCAACTAAGATTCTGTTcgtctttctttcttctccaCAGGTGAATACATCCGCTTGCCCCTGGATGAGCTGTTGAACGACGTGCTCCAGCTCTCTGAATTCCCAAGCCTCGAAGACGAGGTAGGTCTTTTCCACCCTTGCAGAAAACATTTAGAAAATACTTTAATCCAATTCCCCAATCCTGCAGTTAAGCAACGATCCGGCTGCTTCGACCTCgcaggctgctgccgctttgaACGAGAGTCAATCGCCAAGGATCTTTTCCGAGACGGGTGAGGATTTGTTGACTGCCGAAGGAGTTGCTGTCCAGCAGCGAAAGATCAACACAGACggcaggagcaacaacagcacggCCAGCGACCAAAGCGATTCGAGCGAATTTCCCCCTTTGTGCGACTTTGAGGATTTGCAGAGCTCCGTGGGCTCGCCGCTCTTTGACTTAGATGACGACGCCAAGAAGGAGCTAGACGAGATGTTGCAATCCACGGCACCGCCCTATCACCAcccccatgcccatggccatcCCCATGCCCACGGCCACCCCCACGCGCATCCGCACAGCCACCATCATGCCGCGGCAGCTGCCGctcaccaccaccacgcccatgcccaccatgccgctgctgcagctgccgcccaCCAACGGGCCGTGCAGCAGGCTAACGCCAACTATGGCGGCGTGGGCAGTGCCCAAGGCAGCGCCTTCCAGCGCCAACCATCAGCTGCCGCTGGGTTCCATCATGGCCATCATCAGGTAGGCATCAGAACATATAAGATCCCAACAGGAATGCATTGATCGTAATCCCtttggggagagagagagacttcaGACTACAGACTACAGACTACAGACagatgtatatatttatttataatttgatGCGGATGCGCGCGATTCAAGTGCTGCCATCCGTTGATCGCTCTAAATGTGTATGAACATggggtatacatatgtacatatgtacagacatacatacataagtgatATTCTGTAAAGGCGTATGTGGACGTCAGTGGCTCACAAGATAACTTTCGTTGGAGGGtgaaaaatttgtttgaaattcattttcttATAAAAAATCCCACTTTTGCGATTGAAAACTTATCTACTTACATTGTTCGATCCAATTTAGTTATTTCAAGTATGTTTAAGCCTAACTTCCACTTTGGTCCAACAAAACAGCTGACATTTtgacaaatgtacatacatttgtacaaaTGTGATTGACATCGTAGTGTTGCTATATTTCTGAATTATCGAattatcaattaaatttgattagtATTTAAAAGAAGAACTTATCCTACGCCCCTGTTTTCTGGATAATTCAAGGATCTTTTGCACATGGCTTTCGGTATTcttattctttttgtgtttctccctcttcttgttcttcttgtGCTTCAATCTTTGCTTTTGTCGAGGgcctcttctttcttttcttccctctctctccctttgaaTGCTTCACGTGGTTTCCACTCCACCCCTCACCGCGGAGAATCTTCTTCGTCTTCCACTGTTTTGTTGGAGCACTTGATCTTGGGTCTCCTCTGCTTGCGTTTGCTCTCTTGAgccaagctggaggagctgttgctcttgctgttgtttgtacAAAAGCTTCAAATCTGGTTGTACATGTGCCACcctctcttcttctctcctctGTATTCTCCTGCGCTCTGTTAACCGCTTTTATTCCGTTTCCAGCCAAGTTCCCCAAGTTCGTCAATCAAGCCACAACAATCTTGGCCCATCTTCTTCTTTGCCTCAAACTCTTGTCTGCCTCTGACGGATTTTTTCCCTTCTGCCTTTGTTGTAACTGCTcatcaaaaatgtacaacaacaaccggCCAACAACGAAAATTATGATTGTGAGTCGAATGCGAGCAACgttaaaataatatatgttTGTGTATGGATGTATGGTACCCATAGGTACTCGTATGTGCatctgtatgtacaaatatatttatgtatgtacatacatatgtatgtatgtatgtttgtatgtaagTTTTGCTTTAGCTTTGAGTCTGTCTTCCAtcttggttttcttttgctcttgctgcaCAAACTCTGCTTTTCAGGTTTTTATGGTCTCCTTATTATTTTTCTCGAATTCTTGGTGTTATTTCTCGACCAGAAGGGTCTCTATTCTTGTTGTCCGAATATTACACAACTTTTGGTTAGAAAGGATCTGTTATTAATCCTCAAAGACCTAGGCTACAAAAACTTAGCTTTCCATGAATTATTTGAGTTTTCTGCTTTCTTAAGCCACCAAAAATCGGAGCTCAGAACAAgtgcgcaacaacaacaactacaaacaGTAGCTAGCACCTTGAATGAaattctctctccctctctctctcagcccAACACTGAAGGGAGAGAGTGACTGAATGTGTGGTTGACACAACACAGACCACAACAATGGCCACAAGAACAcagtgtgtgagtgcgagcgagaggcGTCCAAGCAGTCACGAAGTCAGTGACAAATTACCGTAAAgtctcttcttctctcttcttgcGGTAGCAGCAGCTCTGTTCTGCTGTGCGGCAGTCGTCTGCAGATGAGGAGGATTAACCCTAGACACCGCACTTGGAGAatcccgttccgttccgttccgtttgaTGTGGTGCGTCGCAGTTTTTGTGAAAGCGCAGCAGGTTGTCTCTTCTCGGCTGTTTCTCTGCGGCAAAGCCATTTAATGAGCAAGATGATCTGTTGATCTGATGGCATCCAGGCTCTTCGCAGGAAGTGCGTTGGCTAAATCCTCTCTTCTGTGTCTTGTCTCTAGGGGTACTAACTGTTAAACAGAACGTGTCATTAGCatagagttttgttttttcacttGCTCACTGATTCCCTTTGATCCGAGCGTCCGTCGTGGAATGATCAATGATCCATCAGGTGGATCGGGGATCGGTCGTCGCGGATCATTATGTAATGTTTGTGCTGCCAACTTCCTGATAATACATGTATGCgttgtctttgtctctgtccctttctctctatctctctctctctcgctctctgcctcccaCTTTACTGCTAATTGCACTCACGGGTTaagctcctctctctgtcagcGAAGAGGGAGGAGCGGCGCCTGCATTCATTACCGGacacttttgttgctgttgattttgcgTACCCTTCGTTGTCAGAAGGTATCTTAATTTTGAACTATCTTGATCTTTCAACTTTTGAAGTCACTTTCACGTTCGCCCCCTTGCTTTGCTCTGATATTTCAGAGTATTAGTTCACAGTTCTGCAACGTTTTGTCATAGGCTTAAGGGTATCTGAAGCCCGAatgttagttttcttttcttatttgcttttgctgtgtgctttttttcGCATtatgtgtctctttttttgtcgCATGCAATGTGCCACTTGACTTTTCCTcatggggctgtggctgttgcaggGGGCCGTCCGGCAAAGTGTTTATTGAATTCGGTGGCACTTTACCGTCTCAACGCTGCAATGCCCCTGTCACTGCCATGGCGCCCCCCGCCTTGATTGCATCTGTGGAGGGAGCCCAGCAGTAGCCCCTGCAATTAAATCTCCATTTAGCGCCGCACGCGAATTAcagaagaaacacaaaaaattcaaCTCTTAATGTCTGTCCCTTGCCATCGTGCTCTGTGCCCCCTTCTGCCTCTCCTAATCGCCTTGCACGGCTTTAATTAtgtgaattttaaatatttgcaaaaagcTTAACGCTGAAATcagcgcagcaacagcatcagcagaagcgaaaaaaactttattaattattttacagcatctctgttgtttttcttcgtactcttgcctctttttttgctcagttttttaattcaatttatgtaAACAATTTGATGGAGCAGACACGGAAGAGGTgaaggggcagcggcagaggcttTCAGCGGAGATTGGGGAGAATGAAGCGGAGGCTCAGAGCTTGAAGCTGTCATGGGATTCCGCTttgtgcacacacataaatcaaGTTAATgacaaaaaatattgtatcAAGTGTATATACCTGGGAGGGGGCTCAGCAAGAGGTGTTTTAGGAGGGAATAGAAGGGGTATCAGTGCTGTAGAAACGGTTAGACATTGATGGAAGGGGTATACTAACAGTTTGCAAACacaaactaaaccaaaaaacaatCTATAACGCTAGCTGACGGAGATCTTTTGTGATCTGTGATTCCCCTTCGATTCCATTGATGGATGGGAGATTTCTTGGAAAAGTCTGAACAGACATTGTAGATACATTCatcaaatttattgttttatagTAGACGA from Drosophila subobscura isolate 14011-0131.10 chromosome O, UCBerk_Dsub_1.0, whole genome shotgun sequence encodes:
- the LOC117899083 gene encoding transmembrane GTPase fzo; amino-acid sequence: MCDSDSSDSCISSLLSSRISRSSSSSRLSEFTDARTELRNIYRDMGRHLDIMMATLMDCPLMEEGSMEQLQGYQQKVEAIDKVLMRKRMKVAFFGRTSNGKSAVINAMLHQRILPSAMGHTTSCFCQVQATDGVAEEEHVRIEAEEQRLELTCLPDLASAHSPRSLPPRTLLHVNMPRSRCPLLDHDVVLMDTPGVDVTAQMDDCIDRYCLDADVFVLVLNAESTMSRVERQFFKEVAQKLSRPNLFILNNRWDMASSQEPDMEHLVREQHEERCLQLLVEELGVYAKEDMAEARSRIYHVSALETLQLRMGTKGDPTAASQQRLEEFLRFESDFAACLAQAALKTKFEKHLLSAQEMLANLSEQLLVPLQNTLREKARRDDLRSAMLSSELDSLTIEHEERKVEFFASVQELYNETYALGHQVIVEQIAQLPAEVHSFALQPFHPHLPRQLDHYQRSLSAHLEEVLTEQMIERMARPLQSKVSLLERQVMSENTPWEPIFRVDCQAFMESFQPDLSFHFRWGLCRMWSRIRGIVAMPLPEQTLRRPQQNGRTKTSFAVPIINRSQWQTLRSLLCSEGTAGAVLLAGVVSRSINWRMILGLGSALAAIYCYELLHWTPAAQERTFKAQYSEFLQRQLRAGVTHMNTQFGQQIWQHLMVAARHLNAQADQDIQELRSQIKEMFERIESNNELHLKLGEFRSKANLLEDRLNAFQSLYMGSRI